The Xenopus tropicalis strain Nigerian chromosome 7, UCB_Xtro_10.0, whole genome shotgun sequence genome includes a region encoding these proteins:
- the tnks2 gene encoding tankyrase-2: MSGRRCAGASGSAASHGDMAAAGEPARELFEACRNGDVERVRKLVNADNVNSRDTAGRKSTPLHFAAGFGRKDVVEHLLQSGANVHARDDGGLIPLHNACSFGHAEVVSLLLRHGADPNARDNWNYTPLHEAAIKGKIDVCIVLLQHGADPTIRNTDSRTALDLSDPSAKAVLTGEYKKDELLESARSGNEEKMMALLTPLNVNCHASDGRKSTPLHLAAGYNRVKIVQLLLQHGADVHAKDKGDLVPLHNACSYGHYEVTELLVKRGASVNAMDLWQFTPLHEAASKNRVEVCSLLLSYGADPTMLNCHNKSAIDLAPTPQLKEMLSYEFKGHSLLQAAREADLTRVKKHLSLEIVNFKHPQTHDTALHCAASSPYPKRKQVCELLFRKGANVSEKTKDFLTPLHVASDKAHNDIVEVLIKHEAKVNALDNLGQTSLHRAAHCGHLQTCRLLLNSGCDPSIVSLQGFTALQMGNESVQQILQEGLPFSNTDADRQLLEAAKAGDVETVKKLCTSQSVNCRDIEGRQSTPLHFAAGYNRVAVVEYLLQHGADVHAKDKGGLVPLHNACSYGHYEVTELLVKHGAVINVADLWKFTPLHEAAAKGKYEICKLLLQHGADSTKKNRDGNTPLDLVKDGDTDIQDLLRGDAALLDAAKKGCVSRVKKLCTPENVNCRDTQGRHSTPLHLAAGYNNLEVAEYLLQNGADVNAQDKGGLIPLHNAASYGHVDVAALLIKYNACVNATDKWAFTPLHEAAQKGRTQLCALLLAHGADPTLKNQEGQAPLDLVTADDVRALLTAAMPPAALSTFYKPQLINVSQPSATAVATLSSVPSSSPTLSAASSLDNLASGFSEATSVSSGGAEGASGLDKKEEVPGVELSINQFLRNLGLEHLIDIFEREQITLDVLIEMGHKEFKEIGINAYGHRHKIIKGVERLISGQHGLNPYLTLNTANSGTILIDLAPDDKEFLSVEEEMQSTVREHRDGGHAGGVFTKYNILKIQKVCNKKLWERYTHRRKEVTEENHNHSNERMLFHGSPFVNAIIHKGFDERHAYIGGMFGAGIYFAENSSKSNQYVYGIGGGTGCPVHKDRSCYICHRQLLFCRVTLGKSFLQFSAMKMAHSPPGHHSVTGRPSVNGLALAEYVIYRGEQAYPEYLITYQIMRPEVVAEG, encoded by the exons ATGTCGGGACGTCGCTGCGCTGGGGCCTCAGGGTCGGCAGCTTCGCACGGAGATATGGCAGCGGCTGGGGAGCCGGCCCGGGAACTGTTCGAAGCTTGTAGGAACGGGGACGTGGAGCGGGTGAGAAAGCTGGTGAACGCCGATAATGTCAACAGTCGCGACACTGCCGGCAGGAAATCCACCCCGCTGCATTTTGCTGCAG GATTCGGTCGAAAAGATGTAGTAGAGCATCTGCTGCAGAGTGGTGCCAACGTACATGCTCGTGATGATGGTGGGCTTATTCCACTCCATAATGCGTGTTCATTTGGCCATGCTGAAGTGGTTAGTCTTCTGCTGAGGCATGGTGCTGATCCAAATGCCCGAGACAATTGGAATTATACCCCTCTCCATGAAGCAGCCATTAAGGGAAAAATTGATGTTTGCATAG TCCTTCTTCAGCATGGAGCAGACCCCACCATTCGAAATACTGATAGTAGGACAGCTTTGGACTTATCTGATCCCTCTGCAAAAGCAGTACTCACAG GTGAATACAAGAAGGATGAGCTGTTGGAAAGTGCCAG AAGTGGTAATGAAGAGAAAATGATGGCTTTGTTAACACCTCTAAATGTCAACTGTCATGCCAGTGATGGAAGAAAG TCTACTCCACTGCACTTAGCTGCTGGCTATAATCGTGTCAAAATTGTACAGCTTTTGCTTCAACATGGAGCCGATGTGCACGCAAAGGATAAAGG AGATTTGGTGCCACTTCACAATGCCTGTTCCTATGGTCATTATGAGGTTACTGAACTTCTTGTAAAG CGTGGTGCATCTGTGAATGCAATGGATCTGTGGCAATTCACTCCCCTGCACGAGGCGGCCTCTAAGAATAGAGTTGAGGTGTGCTCTCTCTTACTGAGTTATGGGGCTGATCCCACTATGCTAAACTGCCATAATAAAAGTGCTATTGATTTGGCACCAACTCCTCAGCTGAAAGAAATGTTATCAT atgAATTCAAAGGCCATTCATTGCTTCAAGCTGCCAGGGAAGCAGATCTAACACGTGTTAAAAAACATCTCTCCTTAGAGATTGTGAATTTCAAGCATCCTCAGACTCATGACACTGCTTTG CATTGTGCTGCTTCATCACCCTATCCAAAGAGGAAGCAAGTGTGTGAACTTCTCTTTAGAAAAGGAGCAAATGTTAGTGAGAAGACCAAAGA CTTTTTGACGCCTCTCCATGTTGCTTCAGACAAAGCTCATAATGATATTGTGGAGGTGCTGATTAAACACGAAGCCAAG GTCAATGCATTGGATAACCTAGGTCAGACGAGTCTCCATCGTGCAGCACACTGTGGCCATCTGCAAACCTGCCGACTTCTACTAAACTCAGGATGTGACCCATCGATTGTATCTTTGCAAGGCTTTACTGCTCTTCAGATGGGAAATGAAAGTGTGCAGCAGATTCTTCAGG AAGGCTTACCATTCAGTAACACTGATGCAGATCGGCAACTGCTAGAAGCAGCAAAAGCTGGGGATGTGGAAACTGTAAAG AAACTTTGCACATCACAGTCGGTTAATTGTAGAGACATAGAAGGGCGTCAGTCTACACCCCTACACTTTGCAGCTGGATATAATCGAGTGGCAGTAGTGGAATATCTTTTGCAGCATGGAGCGGATGTGCATGCAAAGGATAAAGG CGGGTTGGTTCCTTTACACAACGCTTGTTCCTACGGTCACTATGAGGTTACAGAGCTTCTTGTCAAGCATGGAGCAGTTATCAACGTTGCAGATTTATGGAAATTCACCCCTTTGCATGAAGCTGCAGCAAAAGGAAAATATGAGATTTGTAAACTTCTTTTGCAG CATGGAGCTGATTCAACAAAGAAAAACCGAGATGGAAACACCCCTTTGGACTTGGTGAAAGATGGAGATACTGACATTCAAGATCTTCTCAGAGGGGATGCTGCATTGTTAGACGCTGCTAAGAAGGGCTGTGTATCACGGGTTAAAAAACTATGTACTCCTGAAAATGTCAATTGTAGGGATACGCAGGGAAGACATTCTACACCACTTCATCTAGCAG CTGGCTACAATAACCTGGAAGTTGCAGAGTACCTCTTACAAAATGGTGCTGATGTAAATGCGCAAGACAAGGGAGGCCTTATCCCTTTACACAATGCAGCATCATATGGG CATGTGGACGTGGCAGCTTTGCTCATTAAATATAATGCATGTGTCAATGCCACTGACAAATGGGCTTTTACGCCCTTGCATGAAGCAGCTCAGAAAGGAAGAACTCAGCTTTGCGCTCTGCTCCTGGCACATGGGGCAGATCCTACTTTGAAAAACCAAGAAGGGCAAGCTCCATTAGACTTGGTAACA GCTGATGATGTTCGGGCTCTTCTGACAGCTGCCATGCCTCCAGCTGCTCTGTCAACATTTTATAAGCCACAACTAATAAATGTTTCTCAGCCTTCTGCCACTGCTGTGGCAACCCTTTCTTCTGTGCCATCAAGTTCACCAACTCTCTCTGCTGCAAGTAGCCTGGATAACTTGGCTTCCGGCTTCTCAGAAGCCACCTCTGTTAGTAGTGGAGGAGCTGAAGGAGCATCTGGATTGGATAAGAAAGAAGAAG TTCCAGGTGTAGAGTTGAGCATCAATCAATTTTTGCGGAACCTTGGCCTAGAGCACTTAATCGATATCTTTGAGCGAGAGCAG ATCACATTAGATGTTTTAATTGAAATGGGCCATAAGGAATTCAAGGAGATTGGAATAAATGCGTATGGACACAGACACAAGATCATCAAAGGAGTAGAGAGACTCATCTCTGGACAGCATG GTTTGAACCCTTATTTAACACTGAATACAGCTAACAGTGGAACAATCCTGATTGATCTTGCTCCTGATGACAAAGAATTTCTTTCAGTTGAAGAAGAG atgCAGAGCACTGTCAGGGAACATAGAGATGGGGGGCATGCAGGTGGAGTCTTTACCAAATATAACATCTTAAAG ATTCAGAAAGTTTGCAATAAAAAACTTTGGGAAAGATACACTCATAGGAGAAAAGAAGTTACTGAGGAAAACCATAACCACTCTAACGAAAGAATGCTGTTCCATG GGTCtccatttgtaaatgcaattatcCACAAGGGGTTTGATGAAAGGCACGCATACATTGGTGGGATGTTTGGTGCTGGAATATATTTTGCAGAGAATTCCTCCAAAAGTAACCAGTATGTGTATGGCATTGGAGGTGGCACAGGGTGCCCAGTTCACAAAGATCGATCTTGTTACATTTGTCATag GCAGTTGTTATTTTGTCGAGTTACCCTGGGGAAGTCGTTTCTTCAGTTCAGTGCAATGAAGATGGCTCATTCTCCTCCTGGTCACCATTCTGTAACTGGTCGACCCAGTGTAAATGGACTCGCTTTGGCAGAGTATGTCATCTACCGGGGAGAACAG GCTTATCCTGAATATCTAATAACCTATCAAATAATGAGGCCTGAGGTGGTTGCTGAAGGTTGA